Within Dermacentor variabilis isolate Ectoservices chromosome 8, ASM5094787v1, whole genome shotgun sequence, the genomic segment AATGTACAAAATTACATTTTGCATGACATTTTACTCCCAAGGTGTTTGTATAATGCTGAGGATTGATGGTTGTTGCAGCTTTGTGCTGGTGTACTTGAAAAAATTTAGTTAGCTCAGCAATGTAGAATGAGTGTTGCTGGAATTATGCATTATTACTGCAGAAACTATATGGTCTGTAGATGCCAACTTTGAATTTCATGTCCAGGTATGTGTCTCCCTCACTTATGTGCTGCTGTAGACAACCACGCTTTCTTTTTGGAGGAGCTACTCTTCTTTGCTAGTGTTGTATTCCTTCCTACTGGTAGCAGCTTTTATTCTTGTCCTAAGAGAACCACTCAACAGAAATGTAACCTTTCTTTGTTCTACAAGGTTAGTGCATCTAGAATGGTGGACCAACATAAGTGCTAGCTTGAAGCTGCAAAGTATCCATGTGTGGGCCAATGTGCCCACACTGTTTTTGGAGAAACAGAAGTGTTAGTGTGGGGTGTAATGCATGAGGAGAGTTGGAAATGCAGGGGTAATTTGTAGCATTGTAGGAAATTTGTTTTATCAATCATTTCACAAGTGTAGCTGTTTGGGCAAAGAGTGGGTAATGCACTGTTTGGTGTAAGTGCACAGTAAATaatgaaatgatgaaaaaggtaCAGACTGGGACCAATAGTGCGGCATGTGTCCCTGTTCTTTTGCATCTTGTTCTTGTTTGATGTAACCACAACAAATCCTACATTGAATTGGGGAGTGTTGCATGGAGATTAGCTGGTGCTCAAGAGGTTTCAGAGGATGTTAGTTATACTCGGAGCTTTGCTGTAAAtgcaattgattcttcatggctgtTAGTCTCTAGACCTTTTTTGTACAAGTGCAGTTTCCAGACATTCACCGAGTGATTTTGCAGTTCAAGAAAGTGTGTAAAATGATGTTTTGTTTTACAGGTGAAGCACCCGGCCATTCTCAGAGTGGTTTCTCCGTTCAAGAAGGTGTGTATAATGAACTTGATTATTGCACCTACCTGCCTTTGTACGATTTTAATTAATGTTTAATCTCACACTGGACTGCAGAACAGTTAGAACATAGCCACAAAAGTTTGTAAGATAGTGCAAGGTTGTCTGCTGTATAAATTTTACAAAATACATCTTAAATCCTTGTACGTTTGTTTCCAATCTGCAGAACAAACTGACCAAAGTCTGCTGGCTTCAATCAGGAAGGAGATCTCATGTAAGCACATTTTGGTAAACTTTATTTTGCATACAGTTTGCTCATCAATAAAGGTATTACATAGGTATTGCACTTAAGGAATTTAGTTATAACAATTGATTTGGTAAACGAGAAATTCAATATTTCCCACCTTTTTACATGCTAATAAATGCATCACTGCTCACGTGCATGTGTTCAATACACTGTTTGAGTTTTCCGTTTTCCAATTAGGTAATTTATCTTCATTTATTAAGATGTTGCCAGAATCTGTTTAATCCCATCCATAAAAAAGCCTTTGTGGTAGTGGAATGCAGTTTCTTATATTGGACTGAGAAATGTGCTTACATGAATGCATTTGCAAACCATTAGGTAGTATTTTTGTCTGCACATTTCATCTTCACATTTCAGCCGCTACTCGCAGCATCTTGAAAGACATGGCTGTCTTAAAAACGCAAAATGAGGCCATTTTGAACCTCTTAGGTAATAACCGCGAGTGCGAGATGGATGAGCAGCCTGTACAGACATACCCGCTAAGGACGGTTGATGAAATTGACCATCTGGAAGGTAATTTGAAAAGCTCCAGCAGCACCCGCAGGCAACTGGTAAATAATATTCAACAACTTGGTTTTATAAGTATAATTATTTTGCTGTTCTTCAACAGTGCAAAGTCCTAGGTCACATTGGCGGCAACACAGTGCGCTCAACAACTTCAAACATCTTGAAATATTTACTTCACGATTCCGTCGCTGTCATGTACAGTCTCCATgggcaaaaaggaaaaagagccTTGGCTGAGACGGAGTTGTGCCGCATAATTCTGGGTAAGCGGTGTGCTAGTGTCTGCAAGTTACTGTAATAAGTCGCATGCTAGATTTACAGCATTGGCTTGCTTTAAGTGCACATCGAGTCATAATGTGTAATTTTGCAATCTGTAAGCTGtaacaaaacattaaaaaattgTTTTGCCGTATGCAAGCTCAGTTTAAACGCATTGAGAAGGTCACTTCTGGCAGTGGCCTACTGGCTATGGCATTCAACTGAACGCATTGTCAAATGCTTGAATACCAACCATATGTCTGCAGCCCTCCACCACAGTATTTTATTATGTGGCATTAGCTGTGGTATGTAAAAAAATCGGCAATTAGATAACTAGCTAAGTTTTCAGAACGTTAGCTCAGTCACTTAATATACAAAAGATGGTTATTTGAAGACCTGTGTGGTTTTGTTGAATGCCCATTGTATAACTTAGTGCTTTTTACAGAGTCTGTACGAAAAAATGCAGCAACAGCATCTGCTTCAGACGCAGAGATCCGTACAGGTATCATGGCATGGCTAAAGAATGCGCAAGCCCGTCTTGATGCAGCCATGAAGCGGTAATCTGATCCATTATTTAAAATAATTCACATGTCTTAACTCCTCAATTTAGGCTTGTGCATGTCAGATTATTTCTATATGTGTTGGCCCGAGGGCACTCATGCTGATTTTCACCTCAAGGACATTCTTGAAATATAGGCTGATATACAGACAtgaaaaataaacgaaataatCTACCGTGCAGTTTCTAAATTTCTAAATATGCCTTCATATTCATTTCAGTTCTGAAGTTTATGCAATAATTACAATTTGTTTCATGACGCATCTTTTGTGTATCCAGAGCCGATATATGTTTAATAGTATTTGAAGATTTGTGCagttaaaaattaatctgcctaACTCCACGGAAAATAAACATAGGCTGCAACTTTACAGACTGCTGAGCATTTCTTAAGTGTGAAGCAGGTCATGAATTGTAATTTTCTCATTCTTGTCACCCATATATCCTCATCAAGGTCTGTATCTTGCTATAAATTAGTTTTTTTACcttgctgtagggcacatgttgaaACGGACCAATGAATAAACAGTTAAATGGTGGCAAAGCAGCCACATTTTTCAAGCAGTCTTGTGCTCGCCAATCAAACCTAAGGTAAACATATAGAAGCATGCTAGGATTGACTGCTTTTTTTGACTGTCTTCTTTTAATTTTGATGCAGCTGTTACATTTACTCATTCACGACACCACAAGGCCTGCTGGTTGCCATTGTTTATGTCTAGTCGAGGTAAGCCGCATGGTTCTAAGCCAGAGGTTGACTATTGTGGACtgactacttttaatttctacgcagctcttacgtttactctcacggaaccacgaggcgtgctggttgcagttgtttttgtctagtcgaGGTAAGctgcatggttccaagccagagctcgactgtattgtggactgactacttttaatttctacgcagctcttccGTTTACTCTCACGGAACCAcaaggcgtgctggctgcagttgtttttgtctagtccaGGTAAGCCGCATGGtcccaagccagagcttgactgtattgTGGACTGACTACTTtgaatttctacgcagctcttatgTTTACTCTCATGGAACCACAaagcgtgctggctgcagttgtttttgtctagtctaggtaagccgcatggttccaagccagagcttgactgtattgTGGACTGACTACTTTTAATTTCGATGCAGCTTTTATGTTTACTCtcacggaaccacgaggcgtgctggctgcagttgtttttgtctagtcatggtaagtcgcatggttccaagcttCACATCTTGTTGCATTCTTAAAAGCAGCCCTGAAACACTTCTTGAACATAGTGAGAAAACAATGCTGCGTTGTCGTTGAGGCTGCTGTGGGCATATGAACCGAATATTACTGCACTACATgaagcagggaatttacaatcgcATGTCAAACACAGCGAAAAATTGCTTCCTCTCGCTTTTGCAATGTTGCCACATTGAACGCAGCTGGCCCACCaatgctattggctgatttcgtgatcacAGGAGTATTCTCGGTAATATATAATTCCtaatttgagttaaataaatgaaaaatatctGCAACCTCAAAAAGAGAATaataatttcatctttgcactgggCATAGCTGCATCGGCTGCGTGTGGCCTCTGAGATGGCAGCAACGTGCTGCATAGTGTAGTCCATCACAGGCCAGAACAGGGTGCcactacccaccgtggttgctcagtggctatggtgttgggctgctgagcacgaggtcgcgggatcgaatcccggccacggcggccgcatttcgatgggggcgaaatgcgaaaacacccgtgtgcttagatttaggcgcacgttaaagaaccccaggtggtcaaaatttccagaatcctccactacggcgtgcctcataatcagaaagtggttttggcacataaaaccccaaatattattattaacaggGTGCCACGACACTCAACTGTTGACCTTTGCTGTGCTGTCTTGGCTTCTCcactgtgtagcttccagtgAACTAGCAGACACGAAAATAGTAAGTCGGGTATTGGTGTGATTACTCTGCTTATAGTTGCAGTATTCGAAAAATGTTTACGGCATGTGATGACGTCTTCTCGTGGTAAGGCCATTCTATgtttagttagaaaagtgtttccgGGCCCCTTTGGAAAGAGTGGTTTTATGACATGTGGTACAATATCGCAATAGTAATTGTAAGAGACACTTGAAAGGAGCAATTTCTCGCCTTGATTGCCAGGCTTGAGTATGCCTGTTGCTTTAACTTATACAACCCACCATCACCACTGAAATGAAAGGAACTGTTCTAACAGATATGTTTGCAAACCATCACCACTGCTAATGACGTACTGCAAGTCTGTGTGTGGATTAAACGATTTGCCAGTGTAATTGCACTCTACCATTGCTTTTTCATGATATATCAGAAAAATAGTGCTGAACATCATCATGTAGCATAGGATTTTGAGAGAAGCAGTCGCTTAAAATTATAAAGTAAATGTGACCAAAGCAAAACAACGGCACATATATTTCTATTTGAAATACCGAATTGCACATCTTCATTGTAAATGATttgtggcttctttctttttcactgctgtaTTGCAGAGCAAACCTTCATGTGAGGACTGCAGCAGGGCAAACATCTGTGGGCACGCAGTGGTATCCAAGAGGGAAGGGTCCATTGCTGTGGATTCTGCAGCTACATAATCAC encodes:
- the LOC142591651 gene encoding uncharacterized protein LOC142591651, which codes for MAVLKTQNEAILNLLGNNRECEMDEQPVQTYPLRTVDEIDHLEGNLKSSSSTRRQLCKVLGHIGGNTVRSTTSNILKYLLHDSVAVMYSLHGQKGKRALAETELCRIILESVRKNAATASASDAEIRTGIMAWLKNAQARLDAAMKRAHVETDQ